One Desulfobulbus oligotrophicus DNA segment encodes these proteins:
- a CDS encoding carbon-nitrogen hydrolase — MKTVRLGIVQHRCTTDCEANIARSLQGIHEAAAQGAQLIVLPELHTSHYFCQTEETSCFDLAEPIPGPSTTRFGAAARELGVVIVTSLFERRAPGLYHNTAVVLETDGSVAGRYRKMHIPDDPGYYEKFYFTPGDLGFTPITTSLGCLGVLICWDQWFPEAARLMAMAGAELLIYPTAIGYDPNDSATEQNRQRDAWVTVQRSHAVANSIPVVSVNRVGFEADPSGAGAGAQFWGNSFVAGCQGELLAVAATDQEQVLTADLDLQRSEQVRRIWPYFRDRRTDAYGDLVRRYCD, encoded by the coding sequence ATGAAAACCGTTCGTTTAGGTATAGTCCAGCATCGCTGCACCACAGACTGTGAGGCAAACATCGCCCGTTCCCTGCAGGGCATTCACGAGGCAGCTGCCCAGGGAGCACAGCTGATCGTACTGCCGGAGCTGCACACAAGCCACTACTTCTGTCAGACTGAAGAGACCAGCTGTTTTGACCTGGCCGAACCCATCCCCGGACCGAGCACCACCCGATTTGGTGCTGCGGCCAGAGAACTCGGGGTGGTGATTGTCACCTCGCTTTTTGAACGCCGTGCACCCGGCCTGTATCACAATACCGCGGTGGTACTGGAGACTGACGGCAGTGTGGCCGGCAGATACCGCAAAATGCACATCCCCGATGACCCCGGATACTACGAAAAATTCTACTTCACCCCGGGTGACCTCGGCTTTACCCCCATCACCACCTCCCTGGGCTGCCTGGGTGTGTTGATCTGCTGGGACCAGTGGTTTCCGGAAGCGGCCCGGCTCATGGCCATGGCCGGTGCAGAACTCCTCATCTATCCCACAGCCATCGGCTATGATCCCAACGATTCGGCAACAGAGCAGAACCGACAGCGGGATGCCTGGGTGACAGTTCAACGCAGCCACGCCGTTGCCAACTCCATTCCGGTGGTAAGTGTCAACCGGGTCGGCTTTGAGGCTGATCCCTCCGGTGCCGGAGCCGGTGCTCAGTTCTGGGGAAACAGTTTTGTGGCCGGTTGCCAGGGCGAACTGCTGGCCGTGGCTGCAACAGATCAGGAACAGGTACTGACGGCAGATCTTGATCTGCAACGCAGTGAGCAGGTTCGCCGTATCTGGCCCTATTTCCGGGATCGCCGTACTGACGCCTATGGTGATCTTGTCCGCCGGTATTGCGATTAA
- a CDS encoding agmatine deiminase family protein: protein MNRRLPAEWEEQDGVLLAWPHAKTDWHDTLVQVQKVFVEIARAISRYEQLVIVTPAIIPAEEQLRRAGISPDRFTLYRIPTNDTWSRDFGPITVYENNQPVLYDFGFNGWGLKFAAHHDTLVTAQLAAQGAFGKNTVRVPGLVLEGGSIDSDGAGTVLTTTKCLLSANRNPHLDRHSLEQTLGNLLGVKRFCWLNNGSLYGDDTDAHIDTLARFCPDNTIAYVCCDDPHDEHFTTLAAMAQELRALRTIDGQPYQLVPLPWPQPCFAPDGHRLPATYANFLIINRAVLVPTYGIPQDTAALETIARLFPDRETIGINCRPLINQHGSLHCVTMQLPRGVLS, encoded by the coding sequence TTGAACAGACGCCTACCCGCCGAATGGGAAGAACAGGACGGCGTGCTGCTGGCCTGGCCGCATGCAAAAACCGACTGGCACGATACCCTGGTACAGGTCCAAAAAGTGTTCGTTGAGATTGCCCGAGCCATCAGCCGATATGAACAGCTGGTGATTGTGACACCTGCCATCATCCCGGCAGAAGAGCAGCTCCGCCGGGCCGGGATCAGCCCCGACCGGTTTACCCTTTACCGTATACCCACCAATGACACCTGGTCACGAGATTTCGGGCCGATCACTGTGTATGAAAATAACCAGCCCGTGCTGTACGACTTCGGCTTCAACGGCTGGGGGTTGAAGTTCGCCGCACATCACGACACCCTGGTTACGGCTCAACTGGCAGCACAGGGCGCCTTTGGTAAAAACACGGTGCGAGTTCCCGGCCTGGTGCTTGAAGGCGGCAGTATTGACAGTGACGGTGCCGGCACAGTGCTGACCACAACAAAATGCCTGCTCAGTGCCAATCGTAACCCCCACCTTGACCGGCACAGCCTTGAACAGACCTTGGGCAACCTACTGGGAGTAAAGCGTTTCTGTTGGCTGAACAACGGGTCTCTGTACGGTGATGACACCGATGCCCACATCGATACCCTGGCCAGGTTCTGTCCCGACAACACCATTGCCTATGTCTGCTGTGACGACCCGCACGACGAACACTTCACTACGCTGGCAGCCATGGCACAGGAGCTGCGCGCTTTGCGGACCATTGATGGCCAACCTTACCAACTGGTCCCCCTTCCCTGGCCGCAACCCTGTTTTGCTCCGGACGGTCACCGTCTGCCCGCCACTTATGCCAACTTTCTGATCATCAACCGTGCGGTGCTGGTACCGACCTACGGGATTCCTCAGGACACAGCAGCCCTAGAAACCATTGCCCGTCTTTTTCCGGACCGGGAAACCATCGGCATCAACTGCCGCCCACTCATCAATCAGCATGGTTCGCTACACTGCGTCACCATGCAGCTTCCCCGGGGAGTGTTATCATGA